One Siniperca chuatsi isolate FFG_IHB_CAS linkage group LG8, ASM2008510v1, whole genome shotgun sequence DNA segment encodes these proteins:
- the LOC122880264 gene encoding sodium/potassium/calcium exchanger 3-like isoform X4: MKVPRRPRQTLLLPRFCVCGVGLLAAAWVFHFNDVTGSYGTTVYHDISLSKRELIQQKEDNNQTDSISTSAVSDFPEDIFTQEQRRQGAVLLHALCNLQLSQDVAGATFMAAGSSAPELFTSLIGVFITKGDVGVGTIVGSAVFNILVIIGICGIFSGQPISLSWWPLFRDAVFYILSIVVLILVIYDEKVMWWETIILISMYGIYIIIMKFNRSLCSLVERHCRRAGQPCLGSLRRTTAVGSVGDCDNDMVPLKPGAGARVYSCVVAGQDSGVVMVDEMLNLHPHQLSFSEASLRLLITPHFPPFTRLRMAGCIVINERQRLIRARVGPEEGGASGEESLGANGPWGRENGTVAEGDMQPLDGERERGKETGGETGGGTQPKEEEEDEEEQEEGEEENAPFKPFVLPAMVDRETLYMDLGCSPLPSLKPNRSFLIGIKSIITDGWCVRVKWLLSWPVSILLHCTIPDCSLPRWERWYLLTFLSSTLWIAIFSYLMVWMVTIISYTLGIPEVIMGITFLAAGTSVPDCMASLIVARRGMGDMAVSNSIGSNIFDVLLGLGFPWALRTIVVSYGSVVTINSKGLVYSVILLLASVILTVLCVHLNGWRLDRRLGLCLILLYAIFLLCSIGFERL; encoded by the exons ATGAAGGTGCCGAGGAGACCGAGGCAGACGCTGCTGCTCCCCCGGTTCTGCGTCTGTGGAGTCGGTCTGCTCGCAGCCGCCTGGGTCTTTCACTTCAATGATGTTACAG GCTCCTATGGAACCACTGTGTATCATGACATCTCCTTGTCCAAGAGAGAGCTCATCCAGCAAAAAGAGGACAACAACCAGACTGACAGTATTTCTACATCTG CTGTCAGTGATTTTCCTGAAGACATCTTTACCCAGGAGCAGAGGAGACAGGGAGCGGTTCTCCTTCACGCTCTCTGT AACCTTCAGCTCAGTCAGGATGTTGCTGGGGCAACCTTCATGGCAGCTGGGAGCTCTGCCCCTGAGCTCTTCACCTCTTTGATTG GGGTGTTTATCACAAAGGGAGACGTGGGTGTGGGAACTATTGTGGGATCAGCTGTCTTTAACATCCTGGTCATCATCGGCATTTGTGGTATCTTCTCcggacag CCCATCTCTCTGAGCTGGTGGCCTTTGTTTCGTGATGCTGTCTTCTACATCCTGTCCATAGTGGTGCTTATCCTG GTGATCTATGATGAAAAAGTCATGTG GTGGGAGACCATTATCCTGATCTCTATGTACGGAATCTACATAATCATCATGAA GTTCAACAGATCTCTGTGTAGCCTGGTAGAGAGACACTGCAGGAGGGCAGGTCAGCCGTGTCTGGGCAGTCTGCGACGGACGACTGCTGTCGGAAGCGTTGGAGACTGTGACAACGACATGGTGCCGCTGAAGCCAGGTGCAGGAGCTCGTGTTT ATTCATGCGTGGTGGCCGGCCAGGATTCAGGGGTGGTGATGGTGGATGAGATGCTGAACCTGCACCCCCACCAGCTCTCCTTCTCAGAGGCAAGCCTTCGCCTTCTCATCACCCCGCATTTTCCCCCCTTCACCCGCCTGCGCATGGCAGGATGCATTGTCATCAATGAG AGGCAGAGGCTGATTCGTGCTCGAGTCGGCCCGGAGGAGGGGGGAGCTTCAGGGGAGGAGAGTTTGGGTGCTAACGGGCCATGGGGGAGGGAGAATGGGACGGTGGCAGAGGGAGACATGCAGCCGctggatggagagagggagaggggtaAAGAGACGGGGGGGGAGACAGGTGGGGGAACACAGCctaaagaggaagaggaggatgaggaagagcaggaggaaggagaggaggagaacgCTCCTTTCAAACCCTTTGTCCTGCCAG caatggtgGATCGTGAAACTCTCTACATGGatctgggttgctccccgcttCCGTCTCTCAAACCAAACCGATCATTTCTGATTGGCATAAAAAGCATCATTACCG ATGggtggtgtgtgcgtgtgaagtGGCTGCTCTCTTGGCCCGTGAGCATCCTGCTTCACTGCACCATCCCCGACTGCAGCCTGCCGCGGTGGGAGCGCTGGTACCTTCTCACCTTCCTGTCCTCCACGCTCTGGATAGCCATCTTCTCCTACCTCATGGTCTGGATG GTGACCATTATCAGCTACACACTTGGAATCCCAGAAGTCATCATGGGCATCACTTTTCTGGCAGCTGGCACCAGTGTCCCTGACTGTATGGCCAGCCTCATCGTTGCCCgacgag GGATGGGTGACATGGCTGTGTCCAACTCCATTGGCAGTAATATCTTTGATGTGCTGCTGGGCCTGGGCTTCCCCTGGGCGCTGAGGACTATCGTAGTCAGCTATGGATCAGTG GTGACAATCAACAGCAAAGGCCTGGTGTACTCAGTGATTCTGCTGTTGGCCTCGGTCATACTTACT GTCCTGTGTGTCCATCTGAACGGCTGGAGGTTGGACCGCAGGCTGGGACTCTGTCTCATTCTGCTCTAcgccatcttcctcctctgctccatCGGCTTCGAGAGGCTgtag
- the LOC122880264 gene encoding sodium/potassium/calcium exchanger 3-like isoform X1 yields MKVPRRPRQTLLLPRFCVCGVGLLAAAWVFHFNDVTGSYGTTVYHDISLSKRELIQQKEDNNQTDSISTSAVSDFPEDIFTQEQRRQGAVLLHALCAIYMFHALAIVCDVYFVPSLEKVSENLQLSQDVAGATFMAAGSSAPELFTSLIGVFITKGDVGVGTIVGSAVFNILVIIGICGIFSGQPISLSWWPLFRDAVFYILSIVVLILVIYDEKVMWWETIILISMYGIYIIIMKFNRSLCSLVERHCRRAGQPCLGSLRRTTAVGSVGDCDNDMVPLKPGAGARVYSCVVAGQDSGVVMVDEMLNLHPHQLSFSEASLRLLITPHFPPFTRLRMAGCIVINERQRLIRARVGPEEGGASGEESLGANGPWGRENGTVAEGDMQPLDGERERGKETGGETGGGTQPKEEEEDEEEQEEGEEENAPFKPFVLPAMVDRETLYMDLGCSPLPSLKPNRSFLIGIKSIITDGWCVRVKWLLSWPVSILLHCTIPDCSLPRWERWYLLTFLSSTLWIAIFSYLMVWMVTIISYTLGIPEVIMGITFLAAGTSVPDCMASLIVARRGMGDMAVSNSIGSNIFDVLLGLGFPWALRTIVVSYGSVVTINSKGLVYSVILLLASVILTVLCVHLNGWRLDRRLGLCLILLYAIFLLCSIGFERL; encoded by the exons ATGAAGGTGCCGAGGAGACCGAGGCAGACGCTGCTGCTCCCCCGGTTCTGCGTCTGTGGAGTCGGTCTGCTCGCAGCCGCCTGGGTCTTTCACTTCAATGATGTTACAG GCTCCTATGGAACCACTGTGTATCATGACATCTCCTTGTCCAAGAGAGAGCTCATCCAGCAAAAAGAGGACAACAACCAGACTGACAGTATTTCTACATCTG CTGTCAGTGATTTTCCTGAAGACATCTTTACCCAGGAGCAGAGGAGACAGGGAGCGGTTCTCCTTCACGCTCTCTGT GCTATCTACATGTTTCATGCGCTGGCCATCGTGTGTGATGTTTATTTTGTGCCATCACTGGAAAAAGTATCAGAG AACCTTCAGCTCAGTCAGGATGTTGCTGGGGCAACCTTCATGGCAGCTGGGAGCTCTGCCCCTGAGCTCTTCACCTCTTTGATTG GGGTGTTTATCACAAAGGGAGACGTGGGTGTGGGAACTATTGTGGGATCAGCTGTCTTTAACATCCTGGTCATCATCGGCATTTGTGGTATCTTCTCcggacag CCCATCTCTCTGAGCTGGTGGCCTTTGTTTCGTGATGCTGTCTTCTACATCCTGTCCATAGTGGTGCTTATCCTG GTGATCTATGATGAAAAAGTCATGTG GTGGGAGACCATTATCCTGATCTCTATGTACGGAATCTACATAATCATCATGAA GTTCAACAGATCTCTGTGTAGCCTGGTAGAGAGACACTGCAGGAGGGCAGGTCAGCCGTGTCTGGGCAGTCTGCGACGGACGACTGCTGTCGGAAGCGTTGGAGACTGTGACAACGACATGGTGCCGCTGAAGCCAGGTGCAGGAGCTCGTGTTT ATTCATGCGTGGTGGCCGGCCAGGATTCAGGGGTGGTGATGGTGGATGAGATGCTGAACCTGCACCCCCACCAGCTCTCCTTCTCAGAGGCAAGCCTTCGCCTTCTCATCACCCCGCATTTTCCCCCCTTCACCCGCCTGCGCATGGCAGGATGCATTGTCATCAATGAG AGGCAGAGGCTGATTCGTGCTCGAGTCGGCCCGGAGGAGGGGGGAGCTTCAGGGGAGGAGAGTTTGGGTGCTAACGGGCCATGGGGGAGGGAGAATGGGACGGTGGCAGAGGGAGACATGCAGCCGctggatggagagagggagaggggtaAAGAGACGGGGGGGGAGACAGGTGGGGGAACACAGCctaaagaggaagaggaggatgaggaagagcaggaggaaggagaggaggagaacgCTCCTTTCAAACCCTTTGTCCTGCCAG caatggtgGATCGTGAAACTCTCTACATGGatctgggttgctccccgcttCCGTCTCTCAAACCAAACCGATCATTTCTGATTGGCATAAAAAGCATCATTACCG ATGggtggtgtgtgcgtgtgaagtGGCTGCTCTCTTGGCCCGTGAGCATCCTGCTTCACTGCACCATCCCCGACTGCAGCCTGCCGCGGTGGGAGCGCTGGTACCTTCTCACCTTCCTGTCCTCCACGCTCTGGATAGCCATCTTCTCCTACCTCATGGTCTGGATG GTGACCATTATCAGCTACACACTTGGAATCCCAGAAGTCATCATGGGCATCACTTTTCTGGCAGCTGGCACCAGTGTCCCTGACTGTATGGCCAGCCTCATCGTTGCCCgacgag GGATGGGTGACATGGCTGTGTCCAACTCCATTGGCAGTAATATCTTTGATGTGCTGCTGGGCCTGGGCTTCCCCTGGGCGCTGAGGACTATCGTAGTCAGCTATGGATCAGTG GTGACAATCAACAGCAAAGGCCTGGTGTACTCAGTGATTCTGCTGTTGGCCTCGGTCATACTTACT GTCCTGTGTGTCCATCTGAACGGCTGGAGGTTGGACCGCAGGCTGGGACTCTGTCTCATTCTGCTCTAcgccatcttcctcctctgctccatCGGCTTCGAGAGGCTgtag
- the LOC122880264 gene encoding sodium/potassium/calcium exchanger 3-like isoform X8, which yields MKVPRRPRQTLLLPRFCVCGVGLLAAAWVFHFNDVTGSYGTTVYHDISLSKRELIQQKEDNNQTDSISTSAVSDFPEDIFTQEQRRQGAVLLHALCAIYMFHALAIVCDVYFVPSLEKVSENLQLSQDVAGATFMAAGSSAPELFTSLIGVFITKGDVGVGTIVGSAVFNILVIIGICGIFSGQPISLSWWPLFRDAVFYILSIVVLILVIYDEKVMWWETIILISMYGIYIIIMKFNRSLCSLVERHCRRAGQPCLGSLRRTTAVGSVGDCDNDMVPLKPDSCVVAGQDSGVVMVDEMLNLHPHQLSFSEASLRLLITPHFPPFTRLRMAGCIVINERQRLIRARVGPEEGGASGEESLGANGPWGRENGTVAEGDMQPLDGERERGKETGGETGGGTQPKEEEEDEEEQEEGEEENAPFKPFVLPDGWCVRVKWLLSWPVSILLHCTIPDCSLPRWERWYLLTFLSSTLWIAIFSYLMVWMVTIISYTLGIPEVIMGITFLAAGTSVPDCMASLIVARRGMGDMAVSNSIGSNIFDVLLGLGFPWALRTIVVSYGSVVTINSKGLVYSVILLLASVILTVLCVHLNGWRLDRRLGLCLILLYAIFLLCSIGFERL from the exons ATGAAGGTGCCGAGGAGACCGAGGCAGACGCTGCTGCTCCCCCGGTTCTGCGTCTGTGGAGTCGGTCTGCTCGCAGCCGCCTGGGTCTTTCACTTCAATGATGTTACAG GCTCCTATGGAACCACTGTGTATCATGACATCTCCTTGTCCAAGAGAGAGCTCATCCAGCAAAAAGAGGACAACAACCAGACTGACAGTATTTCTACATCTG CTGTCAGTGATTTTCCTGAAGACATCTTTACCCAGGAGCAGAGGAGACAGGGAGCGGTTCTCCTTCACGCTCTCTGT GCTATCTACATGTTTCATGCGCTGGCCATCGTGTGTGATGTTTATTTTGTGCCATCACTGGAAAAAGTATCAGAG AACCTTCAGCTCAGTCAGGATGTTGCTGGGGCAACCTTCATGGCAGCTGGGAGCTCTGCCCCTGAGCTCTTCACCTCTTTGATTG GGGTGTTTATCACAAAGGGAGACGTGGGTGTGGGAACTATTGTGGGATCAGCTGTCTTTAACATCCTGGTCATCATCGGCATTTGTGGTATCTTCTCcggacag CCCATCTCTCTGAGCTGGTGGCCTTTGTTTCGTGATGCTGTCTTCTACATCCTGTCCATAGTGGTGCTTATCCTG GTGATCTATGATGAAAAAGTCATGTG GTGGGAGACCATTATCCTGATCTCTATGTACGGAATCTACATAATCATCATGAA GTTCAACAGATCTCTGTGTAGCCTGGTAGAGAGACACTGCAGGAGGGCAGGTCAGCCGTGTCTGGGCAGTCTGCGACGGACGACTGCTGTCGGAAGCGTTGGAGACTGTGACAACGACATGGTGCCGCTGAAGCCAG ATTCATGCGTGGTGGCCGGCCAGGATTCAGGGGTGGTGATGGTGGATGAGATGCTGAACCTGCACCCCCACCAGCTCTCCTTCTCAGAGGCAAGCCTTCGCCTTCTCATCACCCCGCATTTTCCCCCCTTCACCCGCCTGCGCATGGCAGGATGCATTGTCATCAATGAG AGGCAGAGGCTGATTCGTGCTCGAGTCGGCCCGGAGGAGGGGGGAGCTTCAGGGGAGGAGAGTTTGGGTGCTAACGGGCCATGGGGGAGGGAGAATGGGACGGTGGCAGAGGGAGACATGCAGCCGctggatggagagagggagaggggtaAAGAGACGGGGGGGGAGACAGGTGGGGGAACACAGCctaaagaggaagaggaggatgaggaagagcaggaggaaggagaggaggagaacgCTCCTTTCAAACCCTTTGTCCTGCCAG ATGggtggtgtgtgcgtgtgaagtGGCTGCTCTCTTGGCCCGTGAGCATCCTGCTTCACTGCACCATCCCCGACTGCAGCCTGCCGCGGTGGGAGCGCTGGTACCTTCTCACCTTCCTGTCCTCCACGCTCTGGATAGCCATCTTCTCCTACCTCATGGTCTGGATG GTGACCATTATCAGCTACACACTTGGAATCCCAGAAGTCATCATGGGCATCACTTTTCTGGCAGCTGGCACCAGTGTCCCTGACTGTATGGCCAGCCTCATCGTTGCCCgacgag GGATGGGTGACATGGCTGTGTCCAACTCCATTGGCAGTAATATCTTTGATGTGCTGCTGGGCCTGGGCTTCCCCTGGGCGCTGAGGACTATCGTAGTCAGCTATGGATCAGTG GTGACAATCAACAGCAAAGGCCTGGTGTACTCAGTGATTCTGCTGTTGGCCTCGGTCATACTTACT GTCCTGTGTGTCCATCTGAACGGCTGGAGGTTGGACCGCAGGCTGGGACTCTGTCTCATTCTGCTCTAcgccatcttcctcctctgctccatCGGCTTCGAGAGGCTgtag
- the LOC122880264 gene encoding sodium/potassium/calcium exchanger 3-like isoform X2 — MKVPRRPRQTLLLPRFCVCGVGLLAAAWVFHFNDVTGSYGTTVYHDISLSKRELIQQKEDNNQTDSISTSAVSDFPEDIFTQEQRRQGAVLLHALCAIYMFHALAIVCDVYFVPSLEKVSENLQLSQDVAGATFMAAGSSAPELFTSLIGVFITKGDVGVGTIVGSAVFNILVIIGICGIFSGQPISLSWWPLFRDAVFYILSIVVLILVIYDEKVMWWETIILISMYGIYIIIMKFNRSLCSLVERHCRRAGQPCLGSLRRTTAVGSVGDCDNDMVPLKPDSCVVAGQDSGVVMVDEMLNLHPHQLSFSEASLRLLITPHFPPFTRLRMAGCIVINERQRLIRARVGPEEGGASGEESLGANGPWGRENGTVAEGDMQPLDGERERGKETGGETGGGTQPKEEEEDEEEQEEGEEENAPFKPFVLPAMVDRETLYMDLGCSPLPSLKPNRSFLIGIKSIITDGWCVRVKWLLSWPVSILLHCTIPDCSLPRWERWYLLTFLSSTLWIAIFSYLMVWMVTIISYTLGIPEVIMGITFLAAGTSVPDCMASLIVARRGMGDMAVSNSIGSNIFDVLLGLGFPWALRTIVVSYGSVVTINSKGLVYSVILLLASVILTVLCVHLNGWRLDRRLGLCLILLYAIFLLCSIGFERL, encoded by the exons ATGAAGGTGCCGAGGAGACCGAGGCAGACGCTGCTGCTCCCCCGGTTCTGCGTCTGTGGAGTCGGTCTGCTCGCAGCCGCCTGGGTCTTTCACTTCAATGATGTTACAG GCTCCTATGGAACCACTGTGTATCATGACATCTCCTTGTCCAAGAGAGAGCTCATCCAGCAAAAAGAGGACAACAACCAGACTGACAGTATTTCTACATCTG CTGTCAGTGATTTTCCTGAAGACATCTTTACCCAGGAGCAGAGGAGACAGGGAGCGGTTCTCCTTCACGCTCTCTGT GCTATCTACATGTTTCATGCGCTGGCCATCGTGTGTGATGTTTATTTTGTGCCATCACTGGAAAAAGTATCAGAG AACCTTCAGCTCAGTCAGGATGTTGCTGGGGCAACCTTCATGGCAGCTGGGAGCTCTGCCCCTGAGCTCTTCACCTCTTTGATTG GGGTGTTTATCACAAAGGGAGACGTGGGTGTGGGAACTATTGTGGGATCAGCTGTCTTTAACATCCTGGTCATCATCGGCATTTGTGGTATCTTCTCcggacag CCCATCTCTCTGAGCTGGTGGCCTTTGTTTCGTGATGCTGTCTTCTACATCCTGTCCATAGTGGTGCTTATCCTG GTGATCTATGATGAAAAAGTCATGTG GTGGGAGACCATTATCCTGATCTCTATGTACGGAATCTACATAATCATCATGAA GTTCAACAGATCTCTGTGTAGCCTGGTAGAGAGACACTGCAGGAGGGCAGGTCAGCCGTGTCTGGGCAGTCTGCGACGGACGACTGCTGTCGGAAGCGTTGGAGACTGTGACAACGACATGGTGCCGCTGAAGCCAG ATTCATGCGTGGTGGCCGGCCAGGATTCAGGGGTGGTGATGGTGGATGAGATGCTGAACCTGCACCCCCACCAGCTCTCCTTCTCAGAGGCAAGCCTTCGCCTTCTCATCACCCCGCATTTTCCCCCCTTCACCCGCCTGCGCATGGCAGGATGCATTGTCATCAATGAG AGGCAGAGGCTGATTCGTGCTCGAGTCGGCCCGGAGGAGGGGGGAGCTTCAGGGGAGGAGAGTTTGGGTGCTAACGGGCCATGGGGGAGGGAGAATGGGACGGTGGCAGAGGGAGACATGCAGCCGctggatggagagagggagaggggtaAAGAGACGGGGGGGGAGACAGGTGGGGGAACACAGCctaaagaggaagaggaggatgaggaagagcaggaggaaggagaggaggagaacgCTCCTTTCAAACCCTTTGTCCTGCCAG caatggtgGATCGTGAAACTCTCTACATGGatctgggttgctccccgcttCCGTCTCTCAAACCAAACCGATCATTTCTGATTGGCATAAAAAGCATCATTACCG ATGggtggtgtgtgcgtgtgaagtGGCTGCTCTCTTGGCCCGTGAGCATCCTGCTTCACTGCACCATCCCCGACTGCAGCCTGCCGCGGTGGGAGCGCTGGTACCTTCTCACCTTCCTGTCCTCCACGCTCTGGATAGCCATCTTCTCCTACCTCATGGTCTGGATG GTGACCATTATCAGCTACACACTTGGAATCCCAGAAGTCATCATGGGCATCACTTTTCTGGCAGCTGGCACCAGTGTCCCTGACTGTATGGCCAGCCTCATCGTTGCCCgacgag GGATGGGTGACATGGCTGTGTCCAACTCCATTGGCAGTAATATCTTTGATGTGCTGCTGGGCCTGGGCTTCCCCTGGGCGCTGAGGACTATCGTAGTCAGCTATGGATCAGTG GTGACAATCAACAGCAAAGGCCTGGTGTACTCAGTGATTCTGCTGTTGGCCTCGGTCATACTTACT GTCCTGTGTGTCCATCTGAACGGCTGGAGGTTGGACCGCAGGCTGGGACTCTGTCTCATTCTGCTCTAcgccatcttcctcctctgctccatCGGCTTCGAGAGGCTgtag